GCATAAATCGCGGAGGCCGCACTTGGGGCAGTGCCCTCCCATCCAGATGAAATCGAAGTACTCGAGAAACTGAGCGGTCTCCTGCGCGGTTTCATAGAGGAACCCGATCTCGAAGTTTCGTTTCACTGCCGACTTGGCACCAATACCGGCACCGGTAAGATTGGGACTCCCCACAAAGGCAACTCTGCCGTCGACGATGTAGATCTTGGCATGCATGCGAATACAATGAAGAAATTCCACGCCTGCACTCAGAGTTCCTTTCTTGTCAATGTGATCGTATCGTTCACGAAACGGCTTGGAAGGAAGCTCCGCGTGTATGATGCGAAACCCCACCCCCCGGTTCACCAGCAGAGCCATAAGATCCGGAAAGGAGATGAATTTTCTTTGATAGAGAAGACCGGTCGCTTTCACGTTCGCAGTTGCTATCCAGACGAATTCCCGTGCGGACGCAAGGTACTTTTGCGTGAACTGTTCGTAAATCTGTCGCTCGGTCAGTAATTTCATGAGCCCTTCAGGTTAAGGCTGCATCTATTCGTATGGTTCGGCACGAGCCCAGGCCCCGCGCTCTTCGAGATCCTTATCCAGCTCGAGATCGAGTCGCGCTGCAGCCATCATTTTGGAGCCATCGTGCTCGACGGTTAATCGCCAGAGTCTCACGAGTCCGCGTTTCGCAAGATTCCGCATGGCCTGCTCCGCTTCTTCTATTTCGGATGCTTCGGCCGATCGCGGATCTTTTACCACACCCCGGGTTGCCACCCAGCCCGGGCCGTTTACTCTGTCGAGAATTATGTCTTCGAGGCTGCTTTGTAGAGGTTGTTGACCTTTTTCCATAATTTACCCCTGTTGAATCGCGTTATTGAGCTGCGAAATGTTTCCGATCGAGAGGAAATTGAATCTCGCTGCTTTTTCAGTAAGAACCATTTCTTGTGCAAAAGCAAGAACCCGAAAGACGCTTACAGTAACTCTTTGGCATCAGAAACTAATGAGACAACAGAAGGTGAGTGTCGTTAACCGAGGCTCCTCATTCAGGAGCGCTCGGCGTCGGGAATTACTTCTTGACAGGTTAGGAATACCCGACTATTCTATAAGGCCGTATCATGGCTCACGAACATGGGAAAAAGCAGCCCACGGCACGAGGGCTAAACATAATCCACCACAGTCGATCCTGCAGGTAGTACGAAATTCGGCGTCAGAAAACTCGTGTGTGTACCGGAGCGCACGGATTTTTCGCGATCTGCATGATTAATCACGAAGAGGAAACATGGCCGGAAATACTTTCCCAAAGGGCGGAATTCACCCTGAAGAACATAAGGAACTGACCGAACATCTCTCCATCGAAGAGATGCCTGCTCCCGCTCAGGTTGTTCTCCCGTTGTCCATGCACTTCGGGGCTCCTGCAAAACCTGTCGTGAAGAAAAAACAGGAAGTGGCCGAAGGCGAGGTAATTGCCACAGTTGAAAAGGCATTGGGCGCAACAATCCACTCCAGTGTCACAGGGACGGTAAGAGCGATCGAATCCCGGCCTCATCCCACCATGGTGAGGTGCGATGCCGTCATAATCGATAGGGATCCCTCTGCAGCGCCTCGTCGGTATGAGCCGGAAGACTGGGAAAAACTGACCAGAGAGCAGCTCCTCGCACGAGTGAAAGATGCAGGAATCGTGGGTCTTGGCGGCGCAGGATTTCCCACTCACGTGAAGCTTTCCCCTCCCCCCACCGCAAAAGTGGACACCCTGGTGCTCAATGGTGCGGAATGTGAACCCTATCTGACCACAGATCATCGGCTCATGTTAGAGCATCCTGAAAAGGTTGTGGAAGGGACCAAGGTTCTGCTGAAAATCCTGGGCATCAAAAAGGCTGTTATCGGAATAGAGTTGAACAAAGCCGATGCCATTAACGTCA
The sequence above is a segment of the Desulfomonile tiedjei DSM 6799 genome. Coding sequences within it:
- a CDS encoding phospholipase D family protein — encoded protein: MKLLTERQIYEQFTQKYLASAREFVWIATANVKATGLLYQRKFISFPDLMALLVNRGVGFRIIHAELPSKPFRERYDHIDKKGTLSAGVEFLHCIRMHAKIYIVDGRVAFVGSPNLTGAGIGAKSAVKRNFEIGFLYETAQETAQFLEYFDFIWMGGHCPKCGLRDLCPAPAA